The segment ACTTTACCATAACAAACTTACTTTACCATAACAAACTTACTTTACCATATCAAACTTCatttcatctgtcccttgactatcctgggggaggggggttctACCTCTTCTCCCCCAATAAAGAAAACcgtggggagggggaggggcggCTTGGAGTCTGtagtttttttccccattgaAACTCAATGCAACACAACATATTATATGGGTCATACAATATGACATTCTATATATGTATAACATGACTTAAATGGACGCCAATCATAGAACATGACATGTTATTTGTATGTCAGGTATACCACTTATGTGCCCTTCTTGCGTGACTCATACCATACTAAGCAGTGTATTAACATATTAGACACTTCTTGTGTTAGTAAAACTTAAATAATAGTTTTTACCTTGTTATCTCCCCGTGAATGTTATTAGTTACAAAACTATCTACCTTATTGTCAATTTACGTCAAGCAAACAATTTATCTCCCTCCCAAGCTATCTAAATTACTTTAGCTTTAGGCAAACTTAAACATCTATATTTCTGAACAATTTTAAGTCAAGTAATTATAGTTAATTGTAGGCGACATAGTTGTTTATAGTTAATATACAAAATTTAAGCCAATAATGTTAGTTcatacttaattaaaaaaaaagaaaagcaggaAAAGATATGAGCTAATTATGAGTTACACTAGAAATGTTTCGTTCATATGATGAGGAATCCAGCAAGCCCATCAATgaaataacaattattattttgaaagaaTATGTTTAGACTTTATTGGGAGAGAAAAACATCGTCATGGATGATCACGTGTTTTAACATCTCTGCTTAATGAGTCGAAGTTTGACTTAGTGTCTATCAAATACTAGGCTGCTAATTAACACTAATAATGTTTGTCTTACGTCCGAAGCAGCGCGGCATTTTCCCCTGGTTATGAATATGCAGTCCTTGTTCTGATCTACATATAAGTGAAAAAACTGTCTTATCTATTGATGCAATAACACTACATCATGATATAAAGAGAATGCAAGCCCACTTCTTTATACTAAATGATGGCCAACTTGATTTAATATTGAACAGAACAGCATCTCTAGAAAGACGTTGAAACCACATAGCAATTGAACAAAATTATTGTGTCTTTTCGAATATTTTAAAAGCTATACAATCATAAAACAGTCAAAATTGAAACATCCGATTTCTTGATTTCTTGCAGCTATTCAAGTCAAGATTTGTCCATATTATAAATTCGGTTTTTTCCCCTAGCATAGTATCGTGtcgatttaaaaataaataaatagagttCTTGGATATCTATTTGGTCGTGAAGTCAGCGTGGAACATGTCTGACGTTTCGATAGATCCCAGAGACTCAAACAGCCCAATCAGCTCTGTTAACACTAATGGCGAATATCTGAGCTACTTTGCtacgaaaatattttttcttgttaatcaCGTGATCATCGACATGTGTATTTGTGTCTTTGGAATTGTGGGTAACTGCCTTAACATTACAGTGTTTGTAAAGCAAGGACTGCGCACGTCAGTCAACTTGAGCCTATGTGCCATGTCTTTATCTGACCTTATCGGCCTCATCTTTCAAGTCTGGCACAACTTTTGCTTGAATCCTTATCTGGAACTTGCCGAGCTCCCGGTAGATTTTCTCAAAGTACAAATACTGACAGCAGGATGTCCAAACATCGCAATGACACGCATCACTGGCTGGATCACCGTCTACATTACAGCTGAAAGATGCCTCTCCGTCTTGCTGCCATTGAGGATCAAGCAGATAGTCACGTTCCGGAGATCTGTTGTCATTCTGCTCTTATGTTACACCGTAAACCTGGCTTTCCTGATGCCTCTTTATTCGTCGAACTATCTGAGCTGGAACTTCTACCCAAGTCTGAACAAAACGATGCTGGGGGAGTCCTCTCGCAGCAACGAAGCTCTTGCTGACCTCATCATGAACACTGCTCACTTATACCTCTCTGTCATAGCCTTCTGCTGCGTTGTCATCTTTACCGTCGCCTTGGTGGTCAGCCTGAAGCGGAAGTCTGAATGGAGAAAACGCGTCACTTCCGACAGAGACCAGAACGAGGCTCGGTCCAGCCGTGAGAAGAAGACAATGGGGATGATTATTATGGTGGCTGCGATTCTTATCGTCTGCTACGCCCCGGGTGTCACGATTACCTTCGTAGAAATATTCAATTCCGAATTCAGAATATCTTCTAAACAAGCAAATATGTACAACGCCGTCTGGTCATTTTGCTTTGTATTTAATTCTATCAACGCCAGCATAAACGTCATTGTCTATTACAAAATGAGTTCTAAATATAGAACTACACTACATGACATGTTTCGTATGGCTAAAAATAGCAACAAAACTTTTTAAGTCTTgtgacaagcttttttttttttattagcaatCCTTGGCTTCGTTTACAGCTAGTTTAGTAAAgttatatgtttgttttatttttttttttttacatgtttcggaggttccttcagatttgaacaTTATTAGATCCCGAAGGACTACGGTGGATGGCACCAGGCACGGATCGAATCCAAGACCATGGAGACgatagtccagagcgcataccacacgaccggGCTACCATCCAGTAgacacagatctaaaagttgaataataataatagcaataataataataattacatgtTACAAATAGCGCCGTTATTTAACATAACTTAGACTTAACTAGCGCCGAGAACGcctaatgtttgtttgtaatgttccttcagagttgaagatagtttacttcctagtccaaacctcccacaggacgacgggagatggcagcgggcagggtttgaacccgggaccatcgataaatccaaacgacagtccagcgcgcaaaccgcaagaccaggcaaccatccaaCGCCAAGACATGAGACAgccatgaaataaaacaaaaaagatctcACTGGGTCGAAGACTTAATTagtcttaatgttctttttttttaaacgtgaaAATCTCTCGAGGCTCAAAGAGGAGCGAGCTTCAGACTCCATTGATCTGAAAGTCTACCAGGTCCATACGTTTTGGAGAGAAAGGTTTAGCAGAAAAAGAAGAGATGAATTAATGGAGAGCAGGGCTCATTGGTGGACATAAGAAGTCATAAGTTCACCAACGTACGAAAAGGTTTCAACACTATTGATGCTCTGATGACCAAGTGTGGttaccttgtaatcgattcctGCACTCACAGGGAACCAAAGAGATCAGTAAGCACACCAGAATCGCGTCTAGACTTGCCAAATACTTATCGAGTGGAATTGGAGACTCAGGTGTAATAGGTATTAGATCACATGACTTGTTAAATCACGGGTAATTTTTATCCTCACATTCACAGAGTTAAGATTGAGTGCAATTGAGAAATACGGTAAGACTACAATATCAAGTTGGCATTTGAGAATGTTAGTCTGTAGTGCTGAAGCTGGTTCAATCGTGCACTTTAGAAAGCTCAGTTTATATTTAGCAGCAAAAGGAACTATTTTATTGCCATGAGATGTCCTGATTTGTCAGCAATAATTATCTTGTTGCGGCTGGAAGTTAGGACATTTCTATTTGTAGTTCAAATGGGACATAATCTACATGTTTCTGTATTTTATTcgtggatagatccacatggagagtaAGCCTGAacaagccaggaaaaccagtgacttgacagaatttaggtcattggttaatatgcatgactaaatgcatgatgcgtaggacgtaatcatgttcttttttttgaagtaacgtctgatgacataggcctacacaccagaagtagaaagaaagttgaaATAGCAGCAGCAGCTCTTGGGGATTACAGATGCCCACCTGTGACCGCTTTTgtattggcctctttagccaCACGAGGAGTTGCAAAAAGAAATATGTCTTGAGACGTAAGATGCCACCGGAAAGGCTTTTATTCGTAGAATGATTTATGAATCAATGTTGACATTGTATTGCCAACtactctatttttacaaagcttatatcaagtctgtccggtaaaaaaatttgtacacgttatttctcagatactataaatataaataaatatacctACAATCTTTTCTGTGCGATCTGATTGACTAATGAACTTTAACAATTaatgcaaaaaatatttttgtgtaaatCCTTAAGATAGTAAATACTgagacaaaattatttttttgttttgtaagagcactgtttaatacaaaaaaaaagtaaatatttaatcgtcaagtttaaaaataaataacaaaatgaaatcatACAGACAGTGAACGATAACAGTAAGAGAACAAGTCAGTGAATGTGGTAGTAGATCTATCATATATACAAGAATAAATCAAGTGTCGATAAGTGAAACAAAATGACGGACATAATGATGATGATTTAATACCAGTTTCAACCAGTATGAACCAGACACTGAGGTATACGAGTCAGCGAGGAAGAAATATGAAACAAAGGAATATGTTGAAGGCACTCATTAGATACACAGCAATCAAACAAAACGAAGAGTTGAGACTAGTTGCTTtcaagtaaaaatgtttttgactgCGTTGATGTTATATATGTTTGAGCCTAGATGTTCATGTTATGTTTGGGCCTAAATGTCTGCCTTCTTTTTCATGTTATTTTGGCCACTATGTCTGTCTCCTTGTTCATGTTATATTTTGGCCACTATGTCTGTCTCCTTATTGATGTTATGTTTGGGACTCTATGTCTGTCTCCATGCTATTTTTGGGCCTCGATGTCTGCCTCATTGTTCATGTTATGTTTGGGCCTCGATGTCTGCCTCCTTGTTCATGTTATGTTTTGGCCAATATGTCTGTCTCCTTATTGATGTTATGTTTGGGCCTAGATGTCTGCCTCCATGTTATGTTTGGGCCTCGATGTCTGCCTCCTTGTTCATGTTATGTTTGGGCCTCGATGTCTGCCTCCTTGTTCATGTTATGTTTGGGCCTCGATGTCTGCCTCCTTGTTGATGTTATGTTTAGGCCTTGATGTCTGTCTCCATGTTATGTTTGGGCCTCGATGTCTGCCTCCTTGTTCATGTTATGTTTGGGCATCGATGTCTGCCTCCTTGTTCATGTTATGTTTGGGCCTCGATGTCTGCCTCATTGTTCATGTTATGTTTGGGCCTCGATGTCTGCCTCCTTGTTGATGTTATGTTTGGGCCTTGATGTCTGTCTCTATGTTATGTTTGGGCCTTGATGTCTGTCTCCATGTTATGTTTGGGACTCAATGTCTGTCTCCTTGTTCATGTTATGTTTGGGCCTCGATGTCTGCCTCATTGTTCATGTTATGTTTGGGCCTCGATGTCTGCCTCCTTGTTCATGTTATGTTTGGGCCTCGATGTCTGCCTCCTTGTTGATGTTATGTTTGGGCCTTGATGTCTGCCTCCATGTTATGTTTGGGCCTTGATGTCTGTCTCCATGTTATGTTTGGGACTCAATGTCTGTCTCCATGTTATGTTTGGGCCTCGATGTCTGTCTCCATGTTATGTTTGGGACTCAATGTCTGTCTCCATGTTATGTTTGGGCCTCGATGTCTGTCTCCATGTTATGTTTGGGACTCAATGTCTGTTTCCATGTTATGTTTGGGCCTCGATGTCTGTCTCCATGTTATGTTTGGGACTCAATGTCTGCCTCCTTGTTCATGTTATGTTTGGGCCTCGATGTCTGCCTCATTGTTCATGTTATGTTTGGGCCTCGATGTCTGCCTCCTTGTTCATGTTATGTTTGGGCCTTGATGTCTGTCTCCATGTTATGTTTGGGCCTCGATGTCTGCCTCCTTGTTCATGTTATGTTTGGGCCTAAATGTCTGCCTTCTTTTCATGTTATATTTGGGCCTAGTTGTCTGTTTATATGTTATGTTTGGGCCTAAATGTCTGCCTCATTGTTCATGTTATGTTTGGGCCTAAATGTCTGCCTCATTGTTCATGTTATGTTTGGGACTCAATGTCTGCCTCCTTGTTCATGTTATGTTTGGGCCTAGATGTCTGCCTCCTTATTTGCAATAGTTTCCAATTTGAACAGAAGGCAATATTTCCATTGTAATTGCAAATCACtgacttctttttttaaatcctaaaaTGTTCTAAAGTTGTAGTACAAAGATATCTATAATGTCCATCTTTTGattatcaattaatttgtgtttttcacAACATTATAGTGTTGGGAATTTTTTTAATCAGCACTTATTATTTACTGTTTTTCAATTTACACTTTGAAGTGTCCATAAATCGGcaataatatttttgtatttatcatttgagtttgtttgtttagacTAGTCTCCtgatatactagacatatatacagcgaaataaatacattacaatgtatttcttttcaatCGCACCAATCCAAACATAAAACAGGTGCTCAAAAACTATTTCGCCATTTAAAAGCAAGacaaatatagatttttaaatacaaagagCCCCAtgcatttaaagttttaaacttATTCTCAATTATTTTGAGAAAGTGATAAAAATttgtatagctttttttttttttaccatatcacaatttggcatttaaaaaaaatgaaattgttatATAGGGAACAAAATAATGTCTCATAATAACAAGACTTGAGATTTGGAGAATATAATTAGCTCAGATTCATACAACTACTTAATGAAGGTgcattttaaataagaaaaaaaaatattatttaaaacattgacaaaaatgtgtgaaatattATGCAACATAAATTGTACATTTAGCctaaaatgatataaatgatGTAAAATTCAAACATTCATGTTTATATACAAGTAGAATCAACACAATCTAAGAATTTATATAGTAAATATGCCATATGTATCTTATTTACAGGAGAGCACCACTCTCAAGCCTCACAACCTCATTTTGTGAATGCGCGGATGCGTAAGAAAAGCCAAGAAAGTCCTGCCCCTTGTAAATACATGTTTAAAATCCACTTTAATTGAACTTTCTAAGGAAACACAAATTTATGGATCTAATAATTGTATACCAAAGGAGCCTATTTAAACAGCCAAATGTTTCTGTTTCCAAATTTCCAAcggaaaacattttcttttaaataaaacatgccAAATTTTAACCTAATCTAGAAATGAATTAATTTGTAAACATAAAATTGCCAAATCTCACAGATTTAATGAAGGcagttgtaaaaataaaaaaaaatgtttaaaaaaattgagagACTGTTTGAAACTTAGAAACGTTAAAATCTGATTTGCCAATTAggctttaaaatatattatacatttttttgacattgttacttaaaaaaaacaaaaaacaactaatcaTTGAACCCTACCACATGTTGCTGCTCTGGTTTGTAAGAAGGGTGGAGATAAAGTCAGAAATAGGACATAGATTAGTAACTAGCTCATTCATCACTAGAGACTCAAGATACAATTATTACCCTTTAAGATCAGCATCTCCTTTAAGAAACTCCACCCAACTCAACACCCGTAGGAAAACATAAAATGCCAAGCTGGTCCACTAGAGTTTATAGACTGGTAATGGTCCAAAGATGAAGAAAACACAGCATGACCACAACTTAGTACTAGACATAAGTTAGGTTCTCGTGGACCAGAAGGCGATCACAAACTTTGGTTCCGTCATTACAGTAGCTATGTCGCTTACTTTGACTGGTCACTTCAAGGTCATTTTCACATGGAATCAGCAGCTTGGACATTTCAGGACACTGGTTCTCCCCAAATTCTTCCACTGGCCATTGTGATGTAACATAGGCATCAGGCTGACATTTGTTGATGGAGCAAACATTTCCATAAGTGGGATTTAAATGGGGTTTCCTATTGTCATTTTCTGTACAAAGCAAAAAgttaataatagaaataatattatTGTATTTATGTTATCACTTATAATGCCagtttaaaacaaattgaatacagacttaaatataatattagagAGAGCTATTAGCTTATAAAGTAGCCTCAATCTTCACTATAATATTAGAGAGATCTATTAGCTTAAAAAGTAGCCTCAGTCTTCACTATAATATTAGAGAGATCTATTAGCTTATAAAGTAGCCTCAATCTTCACTATAATATTAGAGAGATCTATATTAGCTTATAAAGTAGCCTCAATCTTCACTATAATATTAGAGAGATCTATTAGCTTATAAATTAGCCTTAATCTTCACTATAATATTAGAGAGATCTATTAGTTTATAAAGTAGCCTCAATCTTCACTATAATATTAGAGAGATCTATATTAGCTTATAAAGTAGCCTCAATCTTCACTATAATATTAGAGAGATCTATTAGTTTTTAAAGTAGCCTTAATCTTCACTATAATATTAGAGAGATCTATTAGTTTATAAAGTAGCCTCAATCTTCACTATAATATTAGAGAGATCTATTAGCTTATAAAGTAGCCTCAATCTTCACTATAATATTAGAGAGATCTATTAGCTTATAAAGTAGCCTCAATcttcacatttttaaagttgTGAAAATGTATTGTGAAAGTTAAAATAGAGAATTTGTCATTTTGATTGTTAGTTGTTGACACAGgactataaatattaatttctcagTCAGTGTTTGTAGAGTAGTAGCCTACAAGTTAAAGAGTTAAGAGTAAAGAGTTAAAAGTTATATTATAGTTCATAAATCATGTGTGAGATCttgatttttttaacaatacaaaaaaatgacaTATTTTTTGAGAATTAAAACTTACCCAAactagatataaaatatttttcattggaCAACTCCAAATAGTCCTGCAAATGTAcaatttagaaaatatatacatatttattttaatataagagCAACATCCTAAGAGCAACTCTAACTAACCAGACCAGAAAGACATTTAGTGCAAACAAGAGCCATGCCCTTTAGGGGCTGGGTGGTTAAgcatttggcttccaaacctggtgTCCTGGGTTTGACTCATGGTGTAGACTGTGAATTTTAATTTCGGATTTTATAGTGCAcacctaagtccacccaactctaattggtacctgactttagatcccagggtttgaaaggggaacttcactttaAAAGCCATGCCCTTAAACTATAATGATAAAGTATTAAAGAATTTAAGGTAAAATGCTTAAGAAGATTGTCATTAAGTCTTTTCTATACAGTCAGGGTATAATAGTGGTGATgcagtgactgagtggtaaagcacttggcttcccaACTGGTGGGTCCCAGGTataaatcttggtgaagaccggaatttttaattttgggatctttagggcgcccctgaatctacccagttctaatggatacctgacattatttgtgGAAAAGTTAAGTCGGATGGTTGTtattctggccacatgacagccttgttaactgtggaccacagaaacagatgacctttacatcatctgccccaaagatcacaaggtctaaaatggGTAGTTTGCTTTTactttatagtaggcctataatagtAGGTATATTCTAGTCACTTCTTACTAACTATTAAGTGACTGTGGTATGACCTGTTTGCATACTTACTGTTTTCTGTTGCAGTAGATGATCCAGTATGTCTCTCAATGTAGAGAAGTTTGGTCTGTTTTCTGGTTCCCCTTTCCAGCATTTCTGCATTATTGCATACCTTTGTATttgaaaagataaaaaacaaatgtgCTTGTATCAGCTACCTACATGGATTTAAAGGtgttcttcttcttatcttctaTGTTTTATTCAAATTGTGTGGCAATGGACCATTACATgcagatgtaaactatttaaaatcatAGTCATGATAATGGTAATAATAAGTGTAATAATGATGATTATAATtgctataataatatttaataattatattatacttAGCGCCTAAAGGTGGCAAGGAAAAACCTTCTCTCACTCCCTCCCCCCATGGTCCACACATTTGATTGGACCGTAGCGCTTTGAGCATGCtattagcatgaaagtagcgctatataaaaggtataatttaattttaatttatgttaGTAATAATTGTCATAATGCTGATCATaactataatgataataataataatactaattattTTAATGCCACTTTTAACAATAATGATCTGTATAAAAATAGTAATAGTGATACTAGTAAAGAAATAGAACTCGAAGTATGTAAGAGTAAtaagaataacaataataagacTATTTAGGGGGAAATTTCAAATTTAAGTAAAGCAAAACAATTAGTGGTAAATTTTAATAACAATTGTTGAATGCCTAAACAAAAGAGTTCCACTGATTCCCTTCATGTTATGCTTCAATCAAATGTTCATCTTTTTGAACAGAAAACTTCAATGagataaacaaacaaatgtgaACAAATCaatgtgagcatcttacaattcTTCTGGGCAGTCGTCTGGTCTGTCCATCCTGTAACCAGTACTAAGCAAGGGAAATAATCTTTCTGGTGGAATGCCAGGATATGGTGATGCCCCTTTGTttaagaacaaaacaaacaatgaatttaataaaaaaaaacaaaaaacattttacacattttgtttggtgtgaattaaattttaaaagtttctaaaaaaaattgagttcCTAAAATAccagtatatatattatatattttttattatttgcagTAATAatgacaacaataataataaaagaataaccTAAATATAGATGAATGAAATAATACAATCAGACCATAACTTATGAGTCTGAAGGATACTACAGTCGCATTGGTATAAGATATTTAATAAAGTGTTTATAATGTAATCAAATCCATTTGTTTCAAACATTGTAGATATATTTGTTTCAACAATGTAAATCTGATGTTTCTAACattgtagatctatttgtttcaaCAATGTAAATCTGATGTTTCTaacattatagatctatttgtttcaaCAATGTAAATCTGATGTTTCTAACattgtagatctatttgtttcaaCAATGTAAATCTGATGTTTCTaacattatagatctatttgtttcaaCAATGTAAATCTGATGTTTCTAACattgtagatctatttgtttcaaCAATGTAAATCTGATGTTTCTAACattgtagatctatttgtttcaaCAATGTAAATCTGATGTTTCTAACATTGTCAATCTGTTTTATCAACTTGGATGAGACAGTAAATCAAGAAACAGTAAATCAAGAAACAGTTAATCAAAGAACAGCAAATATTCTCACACCTACATCTTTCCATTTCAAGGAAACAATATAATCTTACCTAGTGTAACAATTTCCCACAAGACAATTCCATAGGACCATCTTAGCGGCATTAAGAAAGACAGAAGAATCAAAATAAATCATGTGTATTGATTTGTGAACACTTAGCTACAACAAACCAGGTCTGGACTTCAACTTGAAATAGGGCCCCTTGTAAAGTATTTTCCCCAATTTGCTCTCCCTtcaaaatgatgaaaaaaaatccctttAACCATTTTTTGGAGCCCCAAGGAAGCGAGTGCCCCAGCTATAGCTTGTGTTGTGTATAGGTAACTCCTGCACTGACTGGAACTTaatgatatatattttaaaatgaataatgttGGCAATAACTGCAACTTGATTTAACCCTGATACAGAAGTATCATTTCACATAGCCTACTTATATGGAACTTTTTTACTCATTTATAAAGATTGTgtattagttatttattttatcaaattattacatttagtgtgtatttttttttaaatcaaggtGCTTGAGTCTGGTATatttatttaccaaaaaaaaaaaatttaacccaaTAATGAATGTGCAAAACAAATTTCCggtaaacaacaacaacaacttacaCATCACTTTTCATGGTGTAGATCTGTGCATACAGAGACTCAGGGGCCATCCATTTAACTGGCATACGGCCCTGGAAATAAATGATAAACTGCAATTGATATTtatgtactctttttttttttagtgtccgGGTGTTGGCCTTtccaacacaattttcaaaatgttttttcacaATTGCAACAACTGATTCTAAATGAATATAAACTTTTAAAGTTGGAACTATTTGCAAATGAAATTAAGTTAGCACAGAACATGTGTTGTCTGTTTTTAAACGTATCACGCACCATATATTAGTTACAAAAGTGTTTTGGGAAAATGTCACGATGAACAAAACAATGTACGGTGACAGAAGCAAAACCTCACTGTTgccaaatgaataaaaaaaaaattgagctgTAATTTTAAAACTCTATTTCAATGCGTGGCAGACCATCTTCGTATCCAATTCTCTTTACAACCACAagttagttgcccatttgtttttaaataagttttaagtAATTGACTGAAAGTTCACTGGTTTGCACATAGGGAAATGATTTTGTGCTACAAACGGAAGATCCTAGGCCATTTAACTCTGCAGAGCTAAACAGTGCACAGTATCAATATCATAGACCTTTAAGGAACCTAGAACATTTAACTCTGCAGAGCTAAACAGTGCACATTATCAATATCATAGACCTTTAAGTAACCTAGAACATTTAACTCTGCAGAGCTAAACAGTGCACATTATCACTATCATAGACCTTTAAGAAACTTAGAACATTTAACTCTGCAGAGCTAAACAGTGCACAGTATCACTATCATAGACCTTTAAGGAACCTAGAACATTTAACTCTGCAGAGCTAAACAGTGCACATTATCACTATCATAGACCTTTAAGGAACCTAGAACATTTAACTCTGCAGAGCTAAACAGTGCACAGTATCACTATCATAGACCTTTAAGAAACTTAGAACATTTAACTCTGCAGAGCTAAACAGTGCACAGTATCACTATCATAGACCTTTAAGAAACTAAGAACATTTAACTCTGCAGAGCTAAACAGTGCACATTATCACTATCATAGACCTTTAAGAAACTTAGAACATTTAACTCTGCAGAGCTAAACAGTGCACAGTATCACTATCATAGACCTTTAAGGAACCTAGAACATTTAACTCTGCAGAGCTAAACAGTGCACAGTATCAATATCATAGACCTTTAAGGAACCTAGAACATTTAACTCTGCAGAGCTAAACAGTGCACATTATCAATATCATAGACCTTTAAGAAACTTAGAACATTTAACTCTGCAGAGCCAAACAGTGCACAGTATCACTATCATAGACCTTTAAGAAACCTAGAACATTTAACTCTGCAGAGCTAAACAGTGCACAGTATCACTATCATAGACCTTTAAGAAACCTAGCGTATCAGCATGTCCTTTCATTGTGTACATCGGATACACCGAAAAGatttctatttatagtttcccccccccccccccccgccatgtatgaaaattcCAATGTCAGTGTAAGAC is part of the Biomphalaria glabrata chromosome 2, xgBioGlab47.1, whole genome shotgun sequence genome and harbors:
- the LOC106065622 gene encoding neuropeptides capa receptor-like is translated as MSDVSIDPRDSNSPISSVNTNGEYLSYFATKIFFLVNHVIIDMCICVFGIVGNCLNITVFVKQGLRTSVNLSLCAMSLSDLIGLIFQVWHNFCLNPYLELAELPVDFLKVQILTAGCPNIAMTRITGWITVYITAERCLSVLLPLRIKQIVTFRRSVVILLLCYTVNLAFLMPLYSSNYLSWNFYPSLNKTMLGESSRSNEALADLIMNTAHLYLSVIAFCCVVIFTVALVVSLKRKSEWRKRVTSDRDQNEARSSREKKTMGMIIMVAAILIVCYAPGVTITFVEIFNSEFRISSKQANMYNAVWSFCFVFNSINASINVIVYYKMSSKYRTTLHDMFRMAKNSNKTF